One Bombus pyrosoma isolate SC7728 linkage group LG11, ASM1482585v1, whole genome shotgun sequence DNA segment encodes these proteins:
- the LOC122572481 gene encoding nuclear factor related to kappa-B-binding protein-like isoform X1 — protein sequence MEVDECSAGGDSGAEEDEDDASSHGSRSNSSSSSISGSSTSTDSGDDSGEEHGTSGSESHSSGEEDEDENENTEYSVKAESPDTLKWETCIAVNIKLKLPQDLCEHVAIFKEFLDYPYIWNECLTENQRETLCNLLPAFPKDCDVEAEIEKTLRMLFERENHRFGVAPLDAFHSHLSAGHYRPDIRRMCSLVRKAQQRRLLFEERKRSYELASQLLKSRESLLSNAYKQGFCQPAQRTVSKVQWRKPKPAMVEEKTQLRYLEELNALRTELGASAKLAADTTSENEENYPHYQMSGAKQKKKRRSLVGVQGLSIRGLQINHEDETIRPVFSTLQRAEYATNRSLFIREQTEETYREMLLEHKKRRARRDVHPELNTQGIALADLTQRAQIGQKHKLSIGPSIRITPAKKRMKLEQSPLCPPAPRLTNSNSIKHESDNSDYSHTTDENRHSNTLDIDHRMLTPIKSEPIDAYEMHQMSKKKLSPITSKVSKSSMIVTPEIKKEVEDMEYDDIKTELSTGVNEDAPLETEEEEENDKKELDLDSIDMMQLPIQLDDGIDILDDVKCEDEGVISIPDKEIAVPSNEDAIDINNGAELMQETHACFFSLLRDAFTSKGEYRMSTGEMRDAITQWQGNPISPLNDWYSLASSWPALVPLALGFLAGELTYSQEIGDRQERESELVPYLENKGNGVYAWIGAGRDSDSRLSDLCAKFLMHKDSLGLPSAISTCSPVAVKQQNQVPQASSSNVNSNSGSGNVNSSGRDSSPAIESVSVDGGSINTVAEWEPPRALWPTEWKVRPSTVEEREEFRRQERMRYAAPHKAFTYRMHGYASVVGPVKGIYQHNVASGLTKARGHSLLVADRPNFVTILALVRDATARLPNGEGTRADICQLLKDSQYIREQTESDDKEGYLHSVVSGALDRLHYETDPCVRYYPRRKEWLYLHRARSESEFEMYHQQLQGVAKNKKNGGSMSRKALPPVIKPANVNKEQSPNNSKETTPKKERKATSTTQPVISRKDQKKTEEKNINDHSATTEQSAVVTNVVTTISTPATSVISMSGTTVPVTSLPTSSTSISTITVEKDVTTSDVKPQITTNVPAKKAANIGGKPVAVVKTSAQSLLQSNQQHFPHHQIQVSTSAGLQTIRLSGHSVLHSAQSVVASSTSNVTNVTTNLTTILPPTKVPSQQQQQQQSQQTQQQQQQTIVTNQAGKSILQTANIKQQQSQQQHVLPGKTLLASQIKLVSSGQIKSLLTSHGLQGQTIFIKQSSPSSNQSQQIQQQQLKQQQQQQQQIQQRVVTNQQQSIQTSGMQRIIAQIGGKPIAVQIQQSPHQQQQQKILAKVLTSSGSGQLISVENLLAQKGLKLATTTGHANQLNRQGKQVIQTQYQVVSQAQTSSGQSKIIASTQQQQQTQQAQTVRMVTAQLAGKPIVLASGNKNVGVGVSSGGSVVLGKQQSSQQTQQQPIILPSQLLNIKTLHGLKVIPTPAGLKTTGAAVYARVIAPTTITSSQSTGNQQQTIQTQPPRNNTYSTP from the exons ATGGAG GTGGATGAATGTTCAGCTGGTGGTGATAGTGGAGctgaagaagatgaagatgatGCATCTTCTCATGGATCTAgaagtaatagtagtagtagcagtatAAGTGGAAGTAGCACTTCAACTGATAGCGGGGATGATAGTGGAGAAGAACATGGCACAAGTGGCAGTGAAAGTCATAGTTCTGgcgaagaagatgaagatgaaaaTGAGAACACAGAATACTCTGTCAAAGCGGAGAGTCCAGATACTTTG aAATGGGAAACATGTATTGCTGTAAACATTAAGTTAAAATTACCACAAGATCTTTGCGAACATGTAGCTATTTTCAAGGAGTTTCTGGATTATCCTTATATTTGGAACGAATGCCTTACCGAAAATCAAAGAGAAACTCTTTGCAACCTTTTACCAGCTTTCCCAAAAGACTGTGATGTAGAAGCTGAAATAGAGAAAACATTGCGTATGTTATTTGAACGTGAAAATCACAG ATTTGGTGTAGCTCCTTTGGATGCATTTCACAGTCATCTATCTGCTGGTCATTACCGCCCAGATATTAGAAGAATGTGTAGCTTAGTCCGTAAGGCACAGCAGAGAAGATTACTATTTGAGGAACGGAAAAGATCTTATGAACTAGCCAGTCAATTACTGAAATCTAGAGAAAGTTTGCTGTCTAACGCGTATAAGCAAGGTTTTTGTCAACCAGCACAACGCACGGTGTCAAAGGTCCAATGGAGGAAACCAAAACCTGCTATGG TTGAAGAGAAAACGCAACTGCGCTATTTGGAGGAACTGAACGCACTGAGGACAGAGCTCGGAGCGAGCGCAAAGTTAGCGGCCGACACAACGTCCGAGAATGAAGAGAACTATCCGCACTATCAAATGTCCGGCGctaagcagaagaagaagagacgcTCTTTGGTGGGAGTTCAAGGATTGTCCATTCGGGGTTTGCAAATAAATCACGAGGATGAGACTATTCGACCTGTTTTCTCCACGTTGCAACGAGCGGAATATGCCACGAATAGGTCTCTATTTATTCGCGAACAGACCGAGGAGACGTATCGCGAAATGTTGCTTGAacataaaaagagaagagcTCGGCGTGAT GTTCATCCGGAATTAAATACACAAGGTATCGCTCTTGCTGACTTAACTCAAAGAGCACAAATTGGACAGAAGCACAAATTATCAATTGGCCCTTCCATACGTATTACACCAGCGAAGAAACGTATGAAATTGGAGCAATCACCACTTTGTCCACCAGCGCCAAGATTAACGAATTCTAATTCGATAAAACACGAGAGTGACAACAGTGATTATTCTCATACGACGGATGAAAACAGACATTCCAATACATTGGATATAGATCATAGAATGTTAACGCCAATTAAGTCAGAGCCCATAGATGCATACGAGATGCATCAGATGTCCAAAAAGAAGTTAAGTCCCATTACATCGAAGGTTAGCAAATCTTCCATGATAGTTACAccagaaataaagaaagaagtgGAAGACATGGAGTACGACGACATAAAAACGGAACTAAGTACGGGAGTGAACGAAGACGCACCGTTggaaacagaagaagaagaggaaaacgaTAAGAAAGAGCTTGATTTGGACAGCATCGACATGATGCAGCTTCCAATACAACTCGACGATGGAATTGATATATTGGATGATGTGAAGTGCGAAGATGAAGGAGTTATATCGATACCAGATAAAGAAATCGCTGTTCCATCTAATGAAGACGCTATCGACATTAACAATGGGGCAGAATTAATGCAGGAGACACATGCTTGTTTCTTCTCGCTGTTAAGAGATGCATTTACCTCAAAAGGTGAATACAGGATGAGCACAGGAGAAATGAGGGATGCTATTACTCAGTGGCAAGGAAACCCCATTTCACCATTAAATGATTGGTATTCTCTGGCATCTTCTTGGCCAGCGTTGGTTCCATTAGCTTTAGGATTTCTTGCTGGGGAACTCACTTACTCTCAAGAGATCGGTGACCGACAAGAAAGAGAATCAGAACTTGTTCCCTATTtagaaaacaaaggaaatggAGTCTACGCATGGATCGGAGCTGGACGAGACTCAGACTCTCGTCTGTCGGACTTATGTGCGAAGTTCTTAATGCACAAAGATTCATTAGGTCTACCGTCTGCAATCTCCACTTGCTCTCCAGTAGCTGTGAAGCAACAAAATCAAGTGCCTCAAGCTAGTAGCAGCAACGTTAACAGTAATTCTGGAAGTGGAAATGTAAATTCGAGCGGCAGAGATAGTAGTCCAGCGATAGAATCGGTCAGTGTCGATGGTGGATCTATCAATACTGTCGCAGAATGGGAGCCACCTCGTGCTCTGTGGCCCACGGAATGGAAGGTTCGACCGTCCACGGTGGAAGAACGAGAAGAATTTAGGAGGCAAGAGCGTATGCGTTATGCTGCTCCTCATAAAGCATTTACATATAGAATGCACGGTTATGCCTCCGTCGTAGGTCCGGTGAAAGGCATTTATCAACACAATGTTG CTTCTGGTTTGACCAAGGCTCGTGGACATTCGTTGTTGGTAGCAGATCGGCCAAACTTTGTGACTATCTTAGCCTTAGTCAGAGATGCTACTGCAAGGCTTCCCAATGGTGAAGGAACTCGGGCTGACATCTGTCAGCTACTGAAAGATTCTCAGTATATTAGGGAACAGACAGAAAGTGATGATAAGGAAGGATACTTACATTCTGTGGTATCTGGAGCTTTGGACAGATTGCACTATGAAACAGATCCCTGTGTACGATATTACCCACGACGCAAGGAATGGCTATACCTTCATCGAGCACGTTCAGAATCAGAATTTG AAATGTATCATCAACAACTACAAGGTGTTgcaaagaataagaagaatgGTGGCAGTATGTCTCGAAAGGCACTTCCTCCAGTCATAAAACCTGCTAATGTTAACAAAGAACAATCTCCTAATAACAGTAAAGAAACTACgcctaaaaaagaaagaaaggccACATCCACTACTCAACCTGTTATTTCGAg aaAAGACCAGAAGAAAACCgaggagaaaaatatcaatgatCATTCCGCTACAACAGAACAATCGGCTGTGGTCACAAACGTAGTGACAACAATCAGTACGCCAGCGACTTCAGTAATTTCTATGTCAGGTACCACCGTTCCGGTTACGTCTCTCCCTACGTCTTCTACCTCTATTAGCACCATTACCGTAGAAAAGGATGTAACAACTAGTGACGTGAAACCACAAATCACTACTAACGTTCCGGCGAAGAAGGCAGCGAACATCGGTGGAAAACCGGTTGCTGTTGTAAAAACAAGTGCTCAAAGTTTACTACAATCGAATCAGCAGCATTTTCCGCATCATCAAATTCAAGTATCAACATCCGCTGGTCTACAAACTATCAGATTATCTGGACATTCTGTGCTACATTCTGCTCAGTCTGTAGTAGCCAGCAGTACTTCTAATGTAACAAATGTAACCACCAATTTAACCACTATATTGCCTCCTACTAAAGTACCAAgtcaacaacaacaacagcaacaatcGCAACAAacacaacaacaacaacaacaaacaATAGTGACTAATCAAGCGGGAAAAAGTATCTTGCAAACTGCTAATATAAAACAGCAACAATCTCAACAACAACACGTACTACCTGGAAAGACATTGTTAGCTTCTCAAATAAAATTGGTCAGTTCTGGACAGATTAAGTCACTTCTTACGAGTCATGGACTTCAGGGTCagacgatatttattaaacaatcaTCGCCATCCAGTAAtcaatcgcaacaaatacaacAGCAACAATTAAAG cagcaacaacaacagcaacagcaaatCCAACAGAGAGTTGTTACCAATCAACAACAATCGATACAAACATCTGGTATGCAACGCATAATTGCGCAGATAGGAGGGAAACCAATCGCAGTACAGATTCAACAGTCACCGCATCAGCAACAACAGCAGAAGATATTGGCGAAGGTTCTAACCAGTTCTGGTAGTGGCCAGCTTATCTCGGTAGAAAATCTCCTTGCTCAGAAAGGATTGAAGTTGGCGACCACAACTGGCCATGCTAATCAACTCAATAGACAAGGGAAGCAGGTCATACAAACTCAGTATCAG GTAGTATCGCAAGCGCAGACTTCTTCAGGTCAATCAAAGATCATAGCCAGTacgcagcaacaacaacagaCACAGCAAGCACAAACCGTTCGAATGGTGACAGCTCAGTTGGCTGGCAAGCCAATAGTTTTAGCAAGTGGTAACAAAAACGTGGGAGTTGGAGTGAGCAGCGGTGGAAGCGTAGTACTTGGAAAGCAACAATCATCGCAACAGACACAGCAACAACCTATCATTTTACCGAGTCAGTTACTCAACATCAAAACGTTGCACGGTTTAAAAGTGATACCGACTCCTGCCGGATTGAAAACTACGGGTGCAGCAGTCTACGCGCGAGTTATTGCTCCAACCACCATAACTTCGTCTCAATCGACGGGAAATCAACAGCAGACTATTCAAACGCAACCACCGAGAAATAACACTTACAGTACACCTTGA
- the LOC122572481 gene encoding nuclear factor related to kappa-B-binding protein-like isoform X2: MEVDECSAGGDSGAEEDEDDASSHGSRSNSSSSSISGSSTSTDSGDDSGEEHGTSGSESHSSGEEDEDENENTEYSVKAESPDTLKWETCIAVNIKLKLPQDLCEHVAIFKEFLDYPYIWNECLTENQRETLCNLLPAFPKDCDVEAEIEKTLRMLFERENHRFGVAPLDAFHSHLSAGHYRPDIRRMCSLVRKAQQRRLLFEERKRSYELASQLLKSRESLLSNAYKQGFCQPAQRTVSKVQWRKPKPAMVEEKTQLRYLEELNALRTELGASAKLAADTTSENEENYPHYQMSGAKQKKKRRSLVGVQGLSIRGLQINHEDETIRPVFSTLQRAEYATNRSLFIREQTEETYREMLLEHKKRRARRDVHPELNTQGIALADLTQRAQIGQKHKLSIGPSIRITPAKKRMKLEQSPLCPPAPRLTNSNSIKHESDNSDYSHTTDENRHSNTLDIDHRMLTPIKSEPIDAYEMHQMSKKKLSPITSKVSKSSMIVTPEIKKEVEDMEYDDIKTELSTGVNEDAPLETEEEEENDKKELDLDSIDMMQLPIQLDDGIDILDDVKCEDEGVISIPDKEIAVPSNEDAIDINNGAELMQETHACFFSLLRDAFTSKGEYRMSTGEMRDAITQWQGNPISPLNDWYSLASSWPALVPLALGFLAGELTYSQEIGDRQERESELVPYLENKGNGVYAWIGAGRDSDSRLSDLCAKFLMHKDSLGLPSAISTCSPVAVKQQNQVPQASSSNVNSNSGSGNVNSSGRDSSPAIESVSVDGGSINTVAEWEPPRALWPTEWKVRPSTVEEREEFRRQERMRYAAPHKAFTYRMHGYASVVGPVKGIYQHNVASGLTKARGHSLLVADRPNFVTILALVRDATARLPNGEGTRADICQLLKDSQYIREQTESDDKEGYLHSVVSGALDRLHYETDPCVRYYPRRKEWLYLHRARSESEFEMYHQQLQGVAKNKKNGGSMSRKALPPVIKPANVNKEQSPNNSKETTPKKERKATSTTQPVISRKDQKKTEEKNINDHSATTEQSAVVTNVVTTISTPATSVISMSGTTVPVTSLPTSSTSISTITVEKDVTTSDVKPQITTNVPAKKAANIGGKPVAVVKTSAQSLLQSNQQHFPHHQIQVSTSAGLQTIRLSGHSVLHSAQSVVASSTSNVTNVTTNLTTILPPTKVPSQQQQQQQSQQTQQQQQQTIVTNQAGKSILQTANIKQQQSQQQHVLPGKTLLASQIKLVSSGQIKSLLTSHGLQGQTIFIKQSSPSSNQSQQIQQQQLKQQQQQQQIQQRVVTNQQQSIQTSGMQRIIAQIGGKPIAVQIQQSPHQQQQQKILAKVLTSSGSGQLISVENLLAQKGLKLATTTGHANQLNRQGKQVIQTQYQVVSQAQTSSGQSKIIASTQQQQQTQQAQTVRMVTAQLAGKPIVLASGNKNVGVGVSSGGSVVLGKQQSSQQTQQQPIILPSQLLNIKTLHGLKVIPTPAGLKTTGAAVYARVIAPTTITSSQSTGNQQQTIQTQPPRNNTYSTP, encoded by the exons ATGGAG GTGGATGAATGTTCAGCTGGTGGTGATAGTGGAGctgaagaagatgaagatgatGCATCTTCTCATGGATCTAgaagtaatagtagtagtagcagtatAAGTGGAAGTAGCACTTCAACTGATAGCGGGGATGATAGTGGAGAAGAACATGGCACAAGTGGCAGTGAAAGTCATAGTTCTGgcgaagaagatgaagatgaaaaTGAGAACACAGAATACTCTGTCAAAGCGGAGAGTCCAGATACTTTG aAATGGGAAACATGTATTGCTGTAAACATTAAGTTAAAATTACCACAAGATCTTTGCGAACATGTAGCTATTTTCAAGGAGTTTCTGGATTATCCTTATATTTGGAACGAATGCCTTACCGAAAATCAAAGAGAAACTCTTTGCAACCTTTTACCAGCTTTCCCAAAAGACTGTGATGTAGAAGCTGAAATAGAGAAAACATTGCGTATGTTATTTGAACGTGAAAATCACAG ATTTGGTGTAGCTCCTTTGGATGCATTTCACAGTCATCTATCTGCTGGTCATTACCGCCCAGATATTAGAAGAATGTGTAGCTTAGTCCGTAAGGCACAGCAGAGAAGATTACTATTTGAGGAACGGAAAAGATCTTATGAACTAGCCAGTCAATTACTGAAATCTAGAGAAAGTTTGCTGTCTAACGCGTATAAGCAAGGTTTTTGTCAACCAGCACAACGCACGGTGTCAAAGGTCCAATGGAGGAAACCAAAACCTGCTATGG TTGAAGAGAAAACGCAACTGCGCTATTTGGAGGAACTGAACGCACTGAGGACAGAGCTCGGAGCGAGCGCAAAGTTAGCGGCCGACACAACGTCCGAGAATGAAGAGAACTATCCGCACTATCAAATGTCCGGCGctaagcagaagaagaagagacgcTCTTTGGTGGGAGTTCAAGGATTGTCCATTCGGGGTTTGCAAATAAATCACGAGGATGAGACTATTCGACCTGTTTTCTCCACGTTGCAACGAGCGGAATATGCCACGAATAGGTCTCTATTTATTCGCGAACAGACCGAGGAGACGTATCGCGAAATGTTGCTTGAacataaaaagagaagagcTCGGCGTGAT GTTCATCCGGAATTAAATACACAAGGTATCGCTCTTGCTGACTTAACTCAAAGAGCACAAATTGGACAGAAGCACAAATTATCAATTGGCCCTTCCATACGTATTACACCAGCGAAGAAACGTATGAAATTGGAGCAATCACCACTTTGTCCACCAGCGCCAAGATTAACGAATTCTAATTCGATAAAACACGAGAGTGACAACAGTGATTATTCTCATACGACGGATGAAAACAGACATTCCAATACATTGGATATAGATCATAGAATGTTAACGCCAATTAAGTCAGAGCCCATAGATGCATACGAGATGCATCAGATGTCCAAAAAGAAGTTAAGTCCCATTACATCGAAGGTTAGCAAATCTTCCATGATAGTTACAccagaaataaagaaagaagtgGAAGACATGGAGTACGACGACATAAAAACGGAACTAAGTACGGGAGTGAACGAAGACGCACCGTTggaaacagaagaagaagaggaaaacgaTAAGAAAGAGCTTGATTTGGACAGCATCGACATGATGCAGCTTCCAATACAACTCGACGATGGAATTGATATATTGGATGATGTGAAGTGCGAAGATGAAGGAGTTATATCGATACCAGATAAAGAAATCGCTGTTCCATCTAATGAAGACGCTATCGACATTAACAATGGGGCAGAATTAATGCAGGAGACACATGCTTGTTTCTTCTCGCTGTTAAGAGATGCATTTACCTCAAAAGGTGAATACAGGATGAGCACAGGAGAAATGAGGGATGCTATTACTCAGTGGCAAGGAAACCCCATTTCACCATTAAATGATTGGTATTCTCTGGCATCTTCTTGGCCAGCGTTGGTTCCATTAGCTTTAGGATTTCTTGCTGGGGAACTCACTTACTCTCAAGAGATCGGTGACCGACAAGAAAGAGAATCAGAACTTGTTCCCTATTtagaaaacaaaggaaatggAGTCTACGCATGGATCGGAGCTGGACGAGACTCAGACTCTCGTCTGTCGGACTTATGTGCGAAGTTCTTAATGCACAAAGATTCATTAGGTCTACCGTCTGCAATCTCCACTTGCTCTCCAGTAGCTGTGAAGCAACAAAATCAAGTGCCTCAAGCTAGTAGCAGCAACGTTAACAGTAATTCTGGAAGTGGAAATGTAAATTCGAGCGGCAGAGATAGTAGTCCAGCGATAGAATCGGTCAGTGTCGATGGTGGATCTATCAATACTGTCGCAGAATGGGAGCCACCTCGTGCTCTGTGGCCCACGGAATGGAAGGTTCGACCGTCCACGGTGGAAGAACGAGAAGAATTTAGGAGGCAAGAGCGTATGCGTTATGCTGCTCCTCATAAAGCATTTACATATAGAATGCACGGTTATGCCTCCGTCGTAGGTCCGGTGAAAGGCATTTATCAACACAATGTTG CTTCTGGTTTGACCAAGGCTCGTGGACATTCGTTGTTGGTAGCAGATCGGCCAAACTTTGTGACTATCTTAGCCTTAGTCAGAGATGCTACTGCAAGGCTTCCCAATGGTGAAGGAACTCGGGCTGACATCTGTCAGCTACTGAAAGATTCTCAGTATATTAGGGAACAGACAGAAAGTGATGATAAGGAAGGATACTTACATTCTGTGGTATCTGGAGCTTTGGACAGATTGCACTATGAAACAGATCCCTGTGTACGATATTACCCACGACGCAAGGAATGGCTATACCTTCATCGAGCACGTTCAGAATCAGAATTTG AAATGTATCATCAACAACTACAAGGTGTTgcaaagaataagaagaatgGTGGCAGTATGTCTCGAAAGGCACTTCCTCCAGTCATAAAACCTGCTAATGTTAACAAAGAACAATCTCCTAATAACAGTAAAGAAACTACgcctaaaaaagaaagaaaggccACATCCACTACTCAACCTGTTATTTCGAg aaAAGACCAGAAGAAAACCgaggagaaaaatatcaatgatCATTCCGCTACAACAGAACAATCGGCTGTGGTCACAAACGTAGTGACAACAATCAGTACGCCAGCGACTTCAGTAATTTCTATGTCAGGTACCACCGTTCCGGTTACGTCTCTCCCTACGTCTTCTACCTCTATTAGCACCATTACCGTAGAAAAGGATGTAACAACTAGTGACGTGAAACCACAAATCACTACTAACGTTCCGGCGAAGAAGGCAGCGAACATCGGTGGAAAACCGGTTGCTGTTGTAAAAACAAGTGCTCAAAGTTTACTACAATCGAATCAGCAGCATTTTCCGCATCATCAAATTCAAGTATCAACATCCGCTGGTCTACAAACTATCAGATTATCTGGACATTCTGTGCTACATTCTGCTCAGTCTGTAGTAGCCAGCAGTACTTCTAATGTAACAAATGTAACCACCAATTTAACCACTATATTGCCTCCTACTAAAGTACCAAgtcaacaacaacaacagcaacaatcGCAACAAacacaacaacaacaacaacaaacaATAGTGACTAATCAAGCGGGAAAAAGTATCTTGCAAACTGCTAATATAAAACAGCAACAATCTCAACAACAACACGTACTACCTGGAAAGACATTGTTAGCTTCTCAAATAAAATTGGTCAGTTCTGGACAGATTAAGTCACTTCTTACGAGTCATGGACTTCAGGGTCagacgatatttattaaacaatcaTCGCCATCCAGTAAtcaatcgcaacaaatacaacAGCAACAATTAAAG caacaacaacagcaacagcaaatCCAACAGAGAGTTGTTACCAATCAACAACAATCGATACAAACATCTGGTATGCAACGCATAATTGCGCAGATAGGAGGGAAACCAATCGCAGTACAGATTCAACAGTCACCGCATCAGCAACAACAGCAGAAGATATTGGCGAAGGTTCTAACCAGTTCTGGTAGTGGCCAGCTTATCTCGGTAGAAAATCTCCTTGCTCAGAAAGGATTGAAGTTGGCGACCACAACTGGCCATGCTAATCAACTCAATAGACAAGGGAAGCAGGTCATACAAACTCAGTATCAG GTAGTATCGCAAGCGCAGACTTCTTCAGGTCAATCAAAGATCATAGCCAGTacgcagcaacaacaacagaCACAGCAAGCACAAACCGTTCGAATGGTGACAGCTCAGTTGGCTGGCAAGCCAATAGTTTTAGCAAGTGGTAACAAAAACGTGGGAGTTGGAGTGAGCAGCGGTGGAAGCGTAGTACTTGGAAAGCAACAATCATCGCAACAGACACAGCAACAACCTATCATTTTACCGAGTCAGTTACTCAACATCAAAACGTTGCACGGTTTAAAAGTGATACCGACTCCTGCCGGATTGAAAACTACGGGTGCAGCAGTCTACGCGCGAGTTATTGCTCCAACCACCATAACTTCGTCTCAATCGACGGGAAATCAACAGCAGACTATTCAAACGCAACCACCGAGAAATAACACTTACAGTACACCTTGA